One stretch of Streptomyces sp. R21 DNA includes these proteins:
- a CDS encoding S8 family serine peptidase: MRTSPSRSAGRKLISVAALSVTLMAGMATTVAVAQTPADGTDASTAQPAAAPAPAERLIVGYKAGAAEAKSNKAADADAAAKGKEAGEDLDFTRRLGTGAALVDLGDRLSTADVADVISEYRADPQVAYVVPDRLNKPQADPNDTEYSKQWDLFEATAGMRVPGAWATSTGSGVTVAVIDTGYVTHSDVAANIVGGYDFISDTAVSVDGDGRDSNPADPGDYYAANECGANIPASDSSWHGTHVAGTIAAVTNNNKGVAGIAYNAKISPLRVLGKCGGYDSDIIDAITWASGGSVSGVPANTNVAKVINMSLGGDGACSSATQSAITAAVNRGTTVVVAAGNDNDNVSNHSPGNCNNVISVGATGRTGAKASYSNYGSLVDISAPGGEMNTGTANGILSTLNSGTKTPSTESYEYYQGTSMATPHIAGLVALMKSANSALTPAQVESAIKTNARPLPGSCSGGCGAGLADATKTVQAVSTSGGTTTGTTFSSTSAASIPDAGSAITSPITVSGISGNAPSTLKAAVDITHTYRGDLVIDLVAPDGSTYRLKASSTSDSADNVNTTYTVDASSEVANGTWKLRVQDVAAQDTGTLNSWKLTF; this comes from the coding sequence TTGCGTACGTCCCCCTCCCGCTCCGCCGGACGGAAGCTGATATCCGTCGCCGCGCTGTCGGTCACCCTGATGGCCGGAATGGCCACCACGGTCGCCGTCGCCCAGACCCCCGCCGACGGTACCGACGCCTCCACCGCGCAGCCGGCCGCCGCGCCGGCCCCCGCCGAGCGCCTGATCGTCGGCTACAAGGCCGGTGCCGCCGAGGCCAAGTCCAACAAGGCCGCCGACGCCGACGCCGCGGCCAAGGGCAAGGAAGCGGGCGAGGACCTCGACTTCACGCGCCGCCTCGGTACGGGCGCCGCGCTCGTCGACCTCGGTGACAGGCTCAGCACCGCGGACGTCGCCGACGTCATCTCCGAGTACCGGGCCGACCCGCAGGTCGCCTATGTCGTACCGGACCGCCTCAACAAGCCGCAGGCTGACCCGAACGACACCGAGTACAGCAAGCAGTGGGACCTCTTCGAGGCCACCGCCGGCATGCGTGTGCCGGGTGCCTGGGCCACTTCGACCGGCAGCGGCGTGACCGTCGCCGTCATCGACACGGGATACGTCACGCACTCCGACGTCGCCGCGAACATCGTCGGCGGCTACGACTTCATCTCCGACACCGCGGTCTCGGTCGACGGCGACGGACGCGACAGCAACCCGGCCGACCCGGGCGACTACTACGCGGCGAACGAGTGCGGCGCCAACATCCCCGCCAGCGACTCCTCCTGGCACGGCACGCACGTCGCGGGCACCATCGCCGCCGTCACCAACAACAACAAGGGTGTCGCGGGCATCGCGTACAACGCGAAGATCTCCCCGCTGCGCGTCCTCGGCAAGTGCGGCGGCTACGACTCCGACATCATCGACGCCATCACCTGGGCGTCCGGCGGTTCGGTCTCCGGCGTCCCCGCCAACACCAACGTCGCCAAGGTCATCAACATGAGCCTGGGCGGTGACGGCGCCTGCTCCTCCGCGACGCAGAGCGCCATCACGGCCGCCGTGAACCGCGGCACCACGGTTGTCGTCGCGGCCGGCAACGACAACGACAACGTCTCCAACCACTCGCCGGGCAACTGCAACAACGTCATCTCGGTCGGCGCCACCGGCCGTACCGGCGCCAAGGCCTCGTACTCCAACTACGGTTCCCTCGTGGACATCTCCGCCCCCGGCGGCGAGATGAACACCGGCACCGCCAACGGCATCCTCTCCACGCTCAACTCCGGTACGAAGACGCCGTCCACGGAGTCGTACGAGTACTACCAGGGCACCAGCATGGCCACCCCGCACATCGCGGGCCTGGTCGCGCTGATGAAGTCGGCGAACTCCGCGCTGACACCGGCCCAGGTCGAGTCGGCCATCAAGACCAACGCCCGTCCCCTGCCCGGCAGTTGCTCGGGTGGCTGTGGCGCCGGTCTGGCAGACGCCACCAAGACGGTGCAGGCGGTGAGCACCTCCGGTGGCACCACGACCGGCACCACCTTCAGCAGCACCTCGGCCGCGTCCATCCCGGACGCGGGCTCGGCCATCACGTCGCCGATCACCGTCAGCGGCATCAGCGGCAACGCGCCCTCGACCCTCAAGGCCGCCGTCGACATCACCCACACCTACCGCGGTGACCTGGTGATCGACCTGGTCGCCCCGGACGGCTCGACCTACCGTCTGAAGGCCTCCAGCACCTCGGACTCCGCGGACAACGTGAACACCACCTACACGGTCGACGCCTCCAGCGAGGTGGCGAACGGCACCTGGAAGCTCCGCGTCCAGGACGTGGCCGCGCAGGACACGGGCACGCTGAACAGCTGGAAGCTCACCTTCTGA
- a CDS encoding lytic polysaccharide monooxygenase: MTAHRRAGATAAAMAAPLLLTTWAAVPAQAHGAPTDPVSRVFACSPEGGDRAKTAACGAAIAANGTPFTAWDNLRVADVGGRDRQVIPDGKLCSGGLPAYKGLDLARADYPATRLTPGAAFTLAYSSTIPHTGTFKLYLTKPGYDPTRPLTWSDLPSKPFATATDPALVNGAYRIRAKLPSDRTGRQMLYTIWQNTSTSDTYYSCSDVVFPGAATSGAGAAKTGNQKAGSGTGGAGSPAPATTSAAPEPSAATASSAAGSGATAPASGAAPASSDDPLPAAASSPDNSPRVSLLAGAAAAALIVTTGVAVALGRRRVRRPR, from the coding sequence ATGACCGCACATCGCAGGGCCGGCGCGACCGCCGCCGCCATGGCGGCCCCGCTCCTGCTGACGACGTGGGCCGCGGTGCCGGCCCAGGCGCACGGCGCGCCGACGGATCCGGTCAGCCGGGTGTTCGCCTGTTCCCCGGAGGGCGGCGACCGGGCGAAGACCGCGGCCTGCGGGGCCGCGATCGCCGCGAACGGCACCCCGTTCACGGCCTGGGACAACCTCCGGGTCGCCGATGTGGGCGGCCGGGACCGCCAGGTGATCCCCGACGGCAAGCTGTGCAGCGGGGGTCTGCCCGCGTACAAGGGCCTCGACCTCGCCCGCGCCGACTATCCCGCCACGCGGCTGACGCCCGGCGCGGCGTTCACGCTCGCGTACAGCTCGACGATCCCGCACACGGGCACCTTCAAGCTGTATCTGACGAAGCCCGGCTACGACCCGACGCGGCCCCTTACATGGTCCGACCTGCCGTCGAAGCCGTTTGCGACCGCCACCGATCCGGCTCTGGTGAACGGCGCCTACCGGATCAGGGCGAAGCTCCCGTCCGACCGGACCGGCCGCCAGATGCTCTACACGATCTGGCAGAACACCAGCACATCGGACACGTACTACTCCTGCTCGGACGTGGTCTTCCCGGGCGCCGCGACGAGCGGGGCCGGGGCCGCGAAGACAGGCAATCAGAAGGCAGGGTCCGGGACGGGCGGTGCCGGCTCCCCCGCGCCCGCCACGACCTCGGCCGCCCCTGAGCCGAGCGCTGCCACCGCATCCTCCGCCGCCGGGTCCGGCGCCACCGCGCCCGCGTCCGGCGCCGCACCGGCGTCGTCCGACGATCCGCTCCCGGCCGCCGCCAGCAGCCCGGACAACAGCCCTCGGGTGTCCCTGCTCGCGGGGGCCGCGGCGGCGGCGCTGATCGTCACCACGGGCGTGGCGGTCGCGCTGGGCCGACGGCGAGTCCGTCGGCCCAGGTGA
- a CDS encoding Tat pathway signal sequence domain protein, with the protein MRTRSLLALAGAAVALSLSAAVPASADDIPVLTTGSAGGTPVATGDVLNASLASGTAATLYSSATGTSGVSCASSAFTATVTDNPAAPGAATESLTAHTFGDCTANVVGVLGVTSITVDNVPYTTTVASDGTVTVTPAAGSVIQTTVKLRTLLGSISCVYQAPSLSGTASNADNSIAFAAQHFTKTSGSSLCFSNGYFTAKYAPVADTGQSGSPAVFVN; encoded by the coding sequence ATGCGTACTCGATCCCTCCTTGCCCTCGCCGGCGCAGCCGTCGCGCTCTCGCTGTCCGCGGCCGTCCCCGCATCCGCCGACGACATCCCGGTGCTCACCACCGGCAGCGCCGGCGGAACCCCCGTCGCCACCGGCGACGTGCTCAACGCCTCGCTGGCGAGCGGCACCGCGGCCACGCTCTACTCCAGCGCCACCGGCACGAGCGGCGTCTCCTGTGCCTCGTCGGCCTTCACCGCCACCGTCACCGACAACCCGGCGGCGCCGGGCGCCGCCACCGAGTCCCTGACCGCGCACACCTTCGGGGACTGCACCGCCAACGTCGTCGGCGTGCTCGGCGTCACCAGCATCACGGTCGACAATGTGCCGTACACGACGACCGTGGCCTCCGACGGCACCGTCACCGTGACCCCGGCGGCCGGCTCCGTCATCCAGACCACGGTCAAGCTGCGCACTCTGCTGGGCAGCATCAGCTGCGTCTATCAGGCGCCCAGCCTCTCCGGCACGGCGAGCAACGCCGACAACAGCATCGCCTTCGCCGCCCAGCACTTCACCAAGACCTCGGGCTCGTCGCTGTGCTTCAGCAACGGCTACTTCACCGCGAAGTACGCCCCGGTCGCCGACACCGGCCAGTCGGGCAGCCCGGCGGTCTTCGTCAACTGA
- a CDS encoding DUF6230 family protein, giving the protein MASSSDASASTPEQPESGSGLAQPDHGPGVALPETEIGSERRGRVRLRRAAVMAVPATAIAAGLMILTAQGALGVQFAISGMPFTVTATELNGTGFEQFGGLDNMAEGSPNAGDTGGQVLIVTSAIKNATLTKLCQSVDLGGTNLVITAGSGSDKVQATNLTTDSTELSGDASFNNIEIGNDASTLDKAGVQGPKGVFSQQSDTVRIANLRQTNYATTAAVFKLPGLKLRFSDQGC; this is encoded by the coding sequence ATGGCCTCGTCCTCGGACGCCTCGGCGTCCACCCCCGAACAGCCGGAAAGCGGTTCCGGCCTCGCACAGCCTGACCACGGTCCCGGTGTCGCACTGCCGGAGACGGAGATCGGCTCCGAGAGACGTGGGCGGGTCCGCCTGCGCCGCGCCGCGGTGATGGCGGTGCCTGCCACCGCGATCGCCGCGGGGTTGATGATCCTGACCGCCCAGGGAGCCCTGGGTGTGCAGTTCGCGATCTCCGGCATGCCGTTCACGGTCACCGCGACGGAGCTCAACGGCACGGGCTTCGAGCAGTTCGGCGGCCTCGACAACATGGCCGAGGGCAGCCCGAACGCCGGTGACACCGGCGGGCAGGTCCTGATCGTCACCTCCGCGATCAAGAACGCGACGCTCACCAAGCTGTGCCAGAGCGTCGACCTCGGCGGCACGAACCTGGTGATCACCGCGGGCAGCGGCTCGGACAAGGTGCAGGCGACCAACCTGACCACCGACTCGACAGAGCTGTCGGGTGACGCGTCGTTCAACAACATCGAGATCGGCAACGACGCGAGCACACTCGACAAGGCCGGCGTTCAGGGCCCCAAGGGCGTCTTCAGCCAGCAGTCCGACACCGTCCGCATCGCCAACCTGCGGCAGACCAACTACGCCACCACAGCGGCGGTGTTCAAGCTTCCGGGCCTCAAGCTCCGCTTCAGCGACCAGGGTTGCTGA